In one window of Rhinopithecus roxellana isolate Shanxi Qingling chromosome 15, ASM756505v1, whole genome shotgun sequence DNA:
- the CTSC gene encoding dipeptidyl peptidase 1 isoform X1, which yields MGVGPASLLAALLLLLSGDRAVRCDTPANCTYLDLLGTWVFQVGSSGSQRDVNCSVMGPPEKKVVVHLQKLDTAYDDLGNSGHFTIIYNQGFEIVLNDYKWFAFFKYKEEGIKVTVYCNQTMTGWVHDVLGRNWACFTGKKVGTASENVYVNTAHLKNSQEKYSNRLYKYDPNFVKAINAIQKSWTATTYMEYETLTLGDMIKRSGGHSRKIPRPKPAPLTAEIQQKILHLPTSWDWRNVYGINFVSPVRNQASCGSCYSFASVGMLEARIRILTNNSQTPILSPQEVVSCSQYAQGCEGGFPYLTAGKYAQDFGLVEEACFPYTGTDSPCKMKEDCFRYYSSEYHYVGGFYGGCNEALMKLELVYHGPLAVAFEVYDDFLHYQNGIYHHTGLRDPFNPFELTNHAVLLVGYGTDSASGMDYWIVKNSWGTSWGEDGYFRIRRGTDECAIESIAVAATPIPKL from the exons ATGGGTGTTGGGCCAGCCTCGCTGCTCGCCGCCCTCCTGCTGCTTCTTTCCGGCGACCGCGCCGTGCGCTGCGACACACCTGCCAACTGCACCTATCTTGACCTGCTGGGCACCTGGGTCTTCCAGGTGGGCTCCAGCGGTTCCCAGCGCGATGTCAACTGCTCGGTTATGG gaccaccagaaaaaaaagtagtagtGCACCTTCAGAAGCTGGATACAGCATATGATGACCTTGGCAATTCTGGCCATTTCACCATCATTTACAATCAAGGCTTTGAGATTGTGTTGAATGACTACAAGTGGTTTGCCTTTTTTAAG TATAAAGAAGAGGGCATCAAGGTGACCGTTTACTGCAATCAGACAATGACTGGGTGGGTGCATGATGTGCTGGGCCGAAACTGGGCTTGTTTCACCGGAAAGAAGGTGGGAACCGCCTCTGAGAATGTGTATGTGAACACAGCACATCTTAAGAATTCTCAGGAAAA GTATTCTAATAGGCTCTACAAATATGACCCCAACTTTGTGAAAGCTATCAATGCCATTCAGAAGTCTTGGACTGCAACTACATACATGGAATATGAGACTCTTACCCTGGGAGATATGATTAAGAGAAGTGGTGGCCACAGTCGAAAAATCCCAAG GCCCAAACCTGCACCACTTACTGCTGAAATACAGCAAAAGATTTTGCATTTGCCAACATCTTGGGACTGGAGAAATGTTTACGGTATCAATTTTGTCAGTCCTGTTCGAAACCAAG CATCCTGTGGCAGCTGCTACTCATTTGCTTCTGTGGGTATGCTAGAAGCGAGAATCCGTATACTAACCAACAATTCTCAGACCCCAATTCTGAGCCCTCAGGAGGTCGTGTCTTGCAGCCAGTATGCTCAAG GCTGTGAAGGCGGCTTCCCATACCTCACTGCAGGAAAGTACGCCCAAGATTTTGGGCTGGTGGAAGAAGCTTGCTTCCCTTACACAGGCACTGATTCTCCATGCAAAATGAAGGAAGACTGCTTTCGTTATTATTCCTCTGAGTACCACTATGTGGGAGGTTTCTATGGAGGCTGCAATGAAGCCCTGATGAAGCTTGAGTTGGTCTATCATGGGCCCTTGGCGGTTGCTTTTGAAGTCTATGATGACTTCCTCCACTACCAAAATGGGATCTACCACCACACTGGTCTACGAGACCCTTTCAACCCCTTTGAGCTGACTAATCACGCTGTTCTGCTTGTGGGCTATGGCACTGACTCAGCCTCTGGGATGGATTACTGGATTGTTAAAAACAGCTGGGGCACCAGCTGGGGTGAAGATGGCTACTTCCGGATCCGCAGAGGAACGGATGAGTGTGCAATTGAGAGCATAGCAGTGGCAGCCACACCAATTCCTAAATTGTAG
- the CTSC gene encoding dipeptidyl peptidase 1 isoform X2: protein MGVGPASLLAALLLLLSGDRAVRCDTPANCTYLDLLGTWVFQVGSSGSQRDVNCSVMGPPEKKVVVHLQKLDTAYDDLGNSGHFTIIYNQGFEIVLNDYKWFAFFKDVTDFISHLFMQLGTVGIYDLPHLRNKLVIK from the exons ATGGGTGTTGGGCCAGCCTCGCTGCTCGCCGCCCTCCTGCTGCTTCTTTCCGGCGACCGCGCCGTGCGCTGCGACACACCTGCCAACTGCACCTATCTTGACCTGCTGGGCACCTGGGTCTTCCAGGTGGGCTCCAGCGGTTCCCAGCGCGATGTCAACTGCTCGGTTATGG gaccaccagaaaaaaaagtagtagtGCACCTTCAGAAGCTGGATACAGCATATGATGACCTTGGCAATTCTGGCCATTTCACCATCATTTACAATCAAGGCTTTGAGATTGTGTTGAATGACTACAAGTGGTTTGCCTTTTTTAAG GATGTCACTGATTTTATCAGTCATTTGTTCATGCAGCTGGGAACTGTGGGGATATATGATTTGCCACATCTGAGGAACAAACTGG TTATTAAATAG